In Bacillus sp. Cs-700, one genomic interval encodes:
- a CDS encoding polysaccharide deacetylase family protein, which yields MITVKQTVLVLIFFVLIGCQAQQASSLSLLEESNVKRPIPSFLVDNGKEQLIAKYENKTPTEFGENIAGVYTHFHSSKKEIALTFDACGGSHGNDVDEALIAFLKENKLPSTLFINSRWIDQNTALFQELARDPLFQIENHGTHHKPLSVNGQSAWGISGTASVKEVIEEMRENQNKIEELTGNKPTLFRSGTAYYDDVAVQIAQDLGVQIVNYTLLGDAGATYNAQQVNDALLRAQPGDIALLHMNQPTSGTAEGVKKAIPVLQKNGYTFVQLHSQHLQ from the coding sequence ATGATAACTGTAAAACAAACTGTTCTAGTCCTTATTTTTTTCGTCCTAATAGGTTGTCAGGCCCAACAAGCTAGTAGCCTCTCTCTTCTTGAAGAATCGAATGTGAAAAGACCCATTCCTTCTTTTTTAGTTGATAATGGAAAGGAACAGCTAATTGCAAAATACGAAAACAAAACCCCTACTGAATTTGGTGAAAATATAGCAGGTGTTTACACTCATTTTCATTCATCTAAAAAGGAAATCGCCTTAACATTTGATGCTTGTGGTGGGTCACATGGGAATGATGTAGATGAGGCATTGATCGCATTTTTAAAAGAAAACAAACTCCCTTCCACCCTATTTATAAACAGTAGATGGATTGATCAAAACACCGCTTTATTCCAAGAACTTGCTCGTGACCCGCTGTTTCAAATTGAAAATCACGGCACGCACCACAAACCTCTTTCTGTGAACGGGCAGTCAGCCTGGGGCATCTCAGGGACAGCATCGGTAAAAGAAGTGATTGAAGAAATGAGGGAGAACCAAAACAAAATTGAAGAACTAACTGGTAATAAACCGACACTTTTCCGTTCAGGAACAGCTTACTATGATGACGTAGCCGTTCAAATCGCTCAAGACCTTGGTGTTCAAATTGTGAATTACACTTTACTTGGAGACGCCGGTGCAACTTATAACGCCCAACAGGTGAACGATGCTCTTTTGCGGGCACAACCCGGCGACATTGCTCTCCTTCATATGAATCAACCGACTAGCGGCACAGCAGAAGGTGTTAAAAAAGCGATACCCGTCTTACAAAAAAATGGGTATACATTTGTTCAACTTCACTCCCAACATTTGCAGTGA
- a CDS encoding DNA alkylation repair protein, producing MLTVEKLQEKLESFQDKDQAVKMEKYMRNQFPFLGVKTPERRKAVINALGQTSKPDFQVIKPLVEQLWLLPEREYQNAALDLLGRVKQFPKEAVALIEQLIVTKSWWDTVDSLAVHSAGKYFKQHPDQIYLISEKWMTSENMWLNRSAILFQISYKEKTDWPLLKRSILVHSESKEFFIQKAIGWALREYSKTAPSTVKNFIGETSLAPLSKREASKIIKKNEQERQK from the coding sequence ATGCTTACAGTTGAAAAGCTACAAGAAAAACTAGAATCATTTCAAGATAAGGATCAAGCCGTAAAGATGGAAAAGTATATGCGAAATCAGTTCCCTTTTCTCGGAGTTAAAACGCCCGAGAGAAGAAAAGCAGTCATAAACGCGTTAGGCCAAACGAGTAAGCCGGATTTCCAAGTCATTAAACCTTTAGTTGAACAGCTATGGTTATTACCAGAACGTGAATACCAAAACGCCGCACTTGATTTACTCGGCCGTGTCAAACAGTTTCCGAAAGAAGCTGTTGCTCTCATTGAACAGCTAATTGTCACAAAATCTTGGTGGGATACAGTTGATAGCCTTGCGGTTCACAGTGCGGGGAAATATTTTAAGCAACACCCGGATCAAATCTACCTTATTTCAGAAAAGTGGATGACAAGCGAGAACATGTGGCTTAATCGAAGCGCTATCCTTTTTCAAATTTCGTATAAGGAAAAGACAGACTGGCCCCTCTTGAAACGTTCTATTCTTGTTCATTCTGAATCAAAAGAGTTTTTCATCCAAAAAGCGATCGGTTGGGCCCTTAGAGAATACTCGAAAACAGCCCCTAGTACTGTAAAGAATTTTATCGGAGAAACTTCTCTAGCACCTTTAAGTAAGCGCGAAGCTAGTAAAATCATCAAGAAGAACGAACAAGAACGTCAAAAATAA
- a CDS encoding YihY/virulence factor BrkB family protein — MGGFSFVKKLGKEIGEDRVTSLAAELAYYFMLSIFPLLILILSILPYLSIDKQEAVNFLTKYAPGETGSILQDNVLSIISEPQGGLLTLGILGTIWSASNGMMAMMRALNLAYDVEETRSFIKARLLSILLTIGLVLVFIVTLVLPVFGDVIIDAVSSSLNLPSSTEFLFRILRWVVAVAIMACILAALYRFAPNKHFPFKEVIIGALVATLGWQVISLAFAFYVSNFGNYSATYGSLGGVIILMLWFYLTGIILLVGGEVNALLHKNKRKTQLSSEEEQIGF; from the coding sequence ATGGGTGGATTTTCATTTGTTAAAAAACTTGGGAAAGAGATCGGAGAGGATCGGGTTACGAGTCTTGCAGCGGAATTGGCCTATTACTTTATGTTATCGATCTTTCCATTACTTATTCTCATTCTCTCGATTCTTCCTTACTTGTCAATTGACAAACAGGAAGCGGTGAATTTCCTTACAAAATATGCTCCTGGAGAGACAGGGAGCATCCTACAGGATAATGTTCTCTCCATCATTAGTGAGCCTCAGGGCGGCTTATTAACCTTAGGTATACTTGGGACGATCTGGTCAGCTTCAAACGGTATGATGGCGATGATGAGAGCGTTGAATCTTGCTTACGATGTGGAAGAAACAAGATCCTTTATTAAAGCAAGGCTTCTGTCTATTTTGTTGACAATTGGACTTGTTCTTGTGTTTATTGTCACGCTAGTATTACCGGTTTTTGGAGACGTAATTATTGACGCAGTAAGCTCTTCATTAAATTTGCCGAGCTCAACCGAATTTTTGTTTCGTATTCTTCGTTGGGTAGTAGCTGTGGCAATTATGGCATGTATCCTTGCAGCGTTATACCGATTTGCACCAAATAAACATTTCCCATTTAAAGAGGTGATCATTGGAGCCCTTGTAGCAACGTTAGGCTGGCAGGTAATTTCGCTTGCATTTGCATTTTACGTTAGTAATTTCGGTAACTATTCTGCTACTTATGGAAGTCTTGGCGGTGTGATTATTTTAATGCTTTGGTTTTATTTAACCGGCATTATTCTTCTTGTAGGTGGAGAGGTTAATGCACTACTTCATAAAAACAAGCGAAAAACACAGCTTTCAAGTGAGGAAGAGCAAATTGGTTTTTAA
- a CDS encoding NCS2 family permease has translation MKTKIHFDFQAHDTSLKKEILAGITSFFTIVYIAAVNASILADAGIPFEAGMIATVLTSVVGCLLIGFYANAPIILVPGMGVNAFFTYTMVESMGLRWEVALASVFVAGILFAITAFTPLSGVLSKAIPRSLKEAITVGIGLFLTFIGLQKGGIVVSSDSTFVALGNLGSAHVIATLATLALAAILFIRNVKGHFLISMLAGTALAWSLGLIETGQQSSFSFSSYGSVFAAMSFDDILMLPFWIATFSMAMILVFENMGLLTGLLPDQRKFTKSYQANAISAISSGLFGTSPTVSTVESASGISAGGRTGLTAITTGLLFLTSLFFIPIFKIIPDSAIAPVLIIIGGLMITSIQNISLQDFSEGFPAFLIIVMIPLTYSIVDGIAFGFIAYPFLKIALGKGKEVPVPMYIIASLFFINFFLHTI, from the coding sequence GTGAAAACGAAAATTCATTTTGATTTTCAGGCTCACGATACTTCACTGAAGAAAGAAATTCTTGCCGGCATTACGTCATTTTTTACGATTGTTTATATTGCAGCGGTTAACGCGTCAATACTTGCTGATGCAGGAATTCCTTTTGAAGCAGGAATGATTGCAACAGTCCTGACGTCAGTGGTCGGCTGCCTGTTAATTGGGTTTTACGCAAATGCACCAATTATCCTCGTTCCAGGGATGGGTGTAAATGCGTTCTTTACGTATACAATGGTTGAATCAATGGGACTAAGATGGGAGGTGGCGCTCGCTTCTGTCTTTGTTGCAGGGATATTATTTGCGATAACCGCTTTTACACCGCTGTCTGGTGTTCTTTCAAAAGCAATCCCGCGTTCATTAAAAGAAGCGATTACCGTCGGAATTGGATTATTTCTTACATTCATCGGTTTACAAAAAGGCGGGATCGTCGTTTCCAGCGATTCTACATTTGTGGCACTTGGAAACCTTGGGTCCGCTCATGTGATTGCTACTCTCGCCACGCTAGCATTAGCTGCCATTCTCTTCATTCGAAATGTGAAAGGCCACTTTCTTATCAGTATGTTAGCTGGGACTGCACTTGCCTGGTCGCTCGGACTAATTGAGACAGGTCAACAAAGTAGCTTTTCATTCTCATCCTACGGATCGGTATTTGCTGCTATGTCTTTCGATGACATTCTGATGCTCCCTTTTTGGATCGCAACGTTCTCCATGGCAATGATTCTTGTCTTTGAGAATATGGGTTTGTTAACCGGTTTACTGCCAGATCAGCGGAAGTTTACTAAATCATATCAAGCCAATGCGATTTCAGCCATATCATCTGGCCTTTTCGGTACGAGTCCAACCGTTTCGACGGTTGAAAGTGCTTCAGGGATTTCAGCTGGTGGTCGAACAGGACTTACTGCGATTACAACAGGGTTATTGTTCTTAACATCACTATTCTTTATCCCTATTTTTAAAATCATACCAGACTCGGCGATTGCGCCAGTTCTGATTATTATTGGTGGTTTGATGATTACATCCATTCAAAACATTTCCCTACAAGATTTTTCTGAAGGGTTTCCTGCCTTTTTAATTATCGTCATGATTCCGCTCACCTACAGCATTGTTGACGGTATTGCATTTGGCTTTATTGCATATCCATTTCTAAAAATCGCCTTAGGGAAAGGAAAAGAAGTTCCTGTACCGATGTACATTATCGCAAGCCTCTTTTTCATAAACTTTTTCTTACACACCATCTAA
- a CDS encoding ATP-binding protein, producing the protein MEQSNLNAKEMPRQNVLPSVEDYSHLLEQLEALTYKNQALSNVNTLVAGVAHEIKNPLTIMKGFLQLIKPDLDKLQKSDIADLLLTEIQRTTDLVEEFLQLARPAELTSERIDLIPFLKNILLLFHSQAKLSKCDLTTNLQQFKLPIEVMINPGQFKQVFLNVLKNSIEAIRMTKRSNGVISLTVGQHDNGVTIAIRDNGVGMDASTQSRIFKPFYTTKEKGTGLGLFLSKQIIQNHKGTIKVKSSPSFGTTFSIQLPLLHPV; encoded by the coding sequence TTGGAACAGTCTAATTTAAATGCTAAGGAAATGCCTAGACAGAATGTATTGCCATCAGTAGAGGACTATTCTCACTTACTTGAACAATTAGAAGCGTTAACTTATAAAAATCAAGCACTAAGCAACGTTAACACGCTTGTTGCTGGCGTTGCTCATGAAATTAAAAATCCTCTTACGATTATGAAAGGCTTCCTTCAGCTAATAAAACCTGACCTTGATAAACTACAAAAAAGCGACATTGCTGATCTACTGTTAACAGAAATCCAACGAACGACCGATCTAGTTGAAGAGTTTCTTCAACTTGCACGCCCTGCAGAGCTTACATCTGAACGTATTGATCTTATCCCCTTCCTAAAAAATATTCTCCTTCTTTTTCATAGCCAGGCAAAATTAAGCAAGTGTGACCTGACCACAAATCTACAACAGTTCAAACTTCCTATTGAAGTCATGATCAACCCCGGACAGTTCAAGCAAGTTTTTCTAAATGTCTTGAAAAACAGTATCGAAGCCATTCGCATGACGAAACGTAGCAATGGGGTGATCTCACTAACAGTAGGACAGCACGATAATGGGGTGACAATCGCTATACGTGACAATGGCGTTGGAATGGATGCATCGACTCAGAGTCGTATTTTCAAACCCTTTTACACAACAAAAGAAAAAGGAACGGGCCTCGGCCTGTTCCTTAGTAAACAAATTATTCAAAACCACAAAGGGACGATAAAAGTAAAGAGTTCTCCTTCGTTTGGTACAACATTTTCTATTCAATTACCTTTGCTCCATCCGGTTTAA
- a CDS encoding PAS domain S-box protein produces MHIKTKSIPWIIIGSYFLFGSMWILLSDTILYRFSTDFITNKELGLYKGWFFIFLTCIFLYFLLKHLLQKNKEMESQLLESEERYRRLVESSPYAICLLRDGEITYTNQTGLKMAGVHSLSDLYQNRESLVVNHHDQKKIKEILHSIHTNENEIPETIEYQLLRSNNEIIDVESTLIPITFDKKVMTIIQTRDITERKQAVKELWEAKQLIQAIISASPIATLALDMNANIRLWNPAAEKIFGWHSDEVIGKKSPIVPQGEKDITIPEIIEHGHIVNKEVQRMTKDGSIVYTALSTAPIQDENGQINGIMAAFMDITDKKKTEEALLKTEKLSAVGQLAASVAHEIRNPLTSVKGFIQLLNDDKPFAEKTPFLSIMLSEIDRMDAIIKDLLVLAKPQASHFTYFKVNKLLSYVLQLLSTQASLYNITFMKDFTDEDDTLYGEENQLKQVFINLIKNAIEAMPEGGCVSLKTAVKEAEVEVTLTDEGVGIPAHKLKTLGEPFYTTKEEGTGLGLLSSFKIIENHHGTIDFISEVGIGTKVTIRFPKNSNGSQ; encoded by the coding sequence TTGCATATAAAAACAAAATCAATTCCATGGATTATCATTGGCAGCTATTTTTTGTTTGGCTCAATGTGGATCTTGCTTTCAGATACTATTCTTTATCGCTTTTCTACTGATTTTATAACAAACAAAGAATTGGGACTATATAAAGGTTGGTTTTTCATCTTCTTAACGTGTATCTTTCTATATTTCCTCTTAAAGCATCTCCTCCAAAAAAACAAAGAGATGGAAAGCCAACTTCTAGAAAGTGAAGAACGATACAGACGTCTTGTTGAGTCATCCCCCTATGCGATCTGTTTACTTCGAGATGGGGAAATTACTTATACAAATCAAACTGGTCTTAAAATGGCAGGTGTTCATTCACTCAGTGACCTTTATCAAAATCGCGAATCCTTAGTCGTAAACCACCATGATCAAAAGAAAATTAAAGAAATCTTGCATAGCATCCATACCAATGAAAATGAAATCCCTGAAACGATTGAATATCAGCTATTGCGCTCGAATAACGAAATAATCGACGTCGAATCAACCCTTATTCCAATCACTTTTGATAAAAAAGTTATGACCATTATTCAAACACGCGACATTACCGAACGAAAGCAAGCGGTAAAAGAACTATGGGAAGCAAAACAATTGATTCAGGCTATTATAAGTGCCTCGCCCATTGCAACACTCGCGCTGGATATGAACGCAAACATTCGTCTTTGGAACCCAGCAGCCGAAAAAATATTTGGCTGGCATAGTGACGAAGTAATTGGCAAGAAAAGTCCAATTGTCCCTCAAGGGGAAAAAGATATTACGATACCTGAAATCATTGAACATGGCCATATAGTGAATAAGGAAGTTCAGCGGATGACAAAAGACGGTTCAATCGTTTACACTGCTCTATCCACAGCTCCTATTCAAGATGAGAACGGTCAAATTAATGGGATTATGGCCGCTTTTATGGATATTACGGATAAAAAGAAAACGGAAGAAGCTCTTCTCAAAACAGAAAAATTATCAGCAGTTGGTCAGTTAGCTGCCAGCGTAGCGCATGAAATACGAAATCCGCTAACTTCCGTTAAAGGATTTATTCAGTTGCTAAACGACGATAAACCATTCGCAGAGAAAACACCGTTTCTTTCAATTATGCTGTCAGAAATCGATCGAATGGACGCCATCATTAAAGACCTGCTTGTGTTAGCAAAACCACAAGCTTCTCATTTTACTTATTTCAAGGTGAACAAGCTGCTTTCCTACGTATTGCAGTTATTAAGTACGCAAGCAAGCCTTTACAATATTACGTTTATGAAAGATTTCACGGATGAAGACGACACGCTTTACGGTGAGGAGAATCAGCTTAAACAAGTTTTCATCAATTTAATTAAAAATGCCATTGAGGCGATGCCTGAAGGTGGCTGCGTCAGCTTAAAAACAGCCGTAAAAGAGGCCGAAGTCGAAGTAACTTTAACGGATGAAGGTGTTGGAATACCTGCACATAAACTTAAAACGCTCGGTGAACCTTTCTATACGACCAAAGAAGAAGGCACTGGTCTTGGCCTTTTATCTAGCTTTAAAATTATCGAGAATCATCATGGAACCATCGATTTTATAAGTGAGGTTGGAATTGGAACAAAAGTAACCATACGTTTCCCTAAAAATAGTAATGGTTCTCAGTGA
- a CDS encoding LCP family protein codes for MNEDQMEPRSRYKPKKKRRGLRITLLLLLFIIVGIGGYGGYLYYKVSSVSDQSLMEPNRGNQSDLRNSAVDIGKDHFSVLLLGVDDEENTSNGRSDSMMVATFNQDDKSMKLLSIPRDSYVEIPGRGMDKITHAHAYGGIDLTIDTVEGLLGIPIDEVVRVNFDAFKTVIDELGGIDVTIDSQLVADQLYKESKGKIDLEVGEQTLNGKEALAFARTRKADSDLKRGQRQMEVITAAMDKVSSLSSIPKYGDVVDRIGENLTMSFTFNEAIGMYPFISKIDTVEKLQLTGTDFQPAGTYYFKLDDQSLATAKTELKSHLNLEDQNNDPNGNMNALDGEQGDTTP; via the coding sequence ATGAATGAAGACCAAATGGAACCTCGAAGTCGATATAAACCTAAGAAAAAACGCCGTGGATTGCGCATTACACTCTTGCTTTTATTATTTATTATAGTTGGTATTGGTGGCTATGGAGGATATCTTTATTATAAAGTATCTAGCGTATCTGACCAATCCCTGATGGAACCTAATCGCGGAAATCAGTCCGACCTAAGAAACAGTGCAGTCGATATAGGTAAAGATCATTTTTCAGTATTATTATTAGGTGTAGACGATGAAGAAAATACATCGAATGGTCGAAGTGACTCGATGATGGTTGCTACATTTAATCAAGATGACAAATCAATGAAGCTTCTTAGTATACCGCGTGATTCGTACGTTGAAATTCCAGGTAGAGGTATGGACAAAATTACTCACGCTCATGCCTATGGGGGGATTGATTTAACGATTGATACAGTCGAAGGTTTACTAGGAATTCCGATTGATGAGGTTGTCCGAGTGAATTTTGATGCTTTTAAAACCGTCATTGATGAGCTCGGCGGTATTGATGTTACAATTGATTCACAGCTTGTCGCTGACCAACTGTACAAAGAATCGAAAGGAAAAATCGATTTAGAAGTTGGGGAGCAGACGCTTAATGGTAAAGAGGCGCTTGCATTTGCTAGAACACGTAAAGCCGACTCTGATTTAAAACGCGGTCAACGTCAAATGGAAGTGATTACTGCTGCAATGGATAAGGTTAGCTCACTTTCTTCTATACCGAAGTATGGTGATGTAGTCGATCGTATCGGAGAGAACCTTACAATGAGCTTTACTTTTAATGAAGCCATTGGCATGTATCCGTTTATCTCAAAGATCGATACAGTTGAAAAACTTCAGCTAACAGGAACCGATTTCCAACCAGCTGGAACCTACTATTTTAAGCTTGATGATCAGTCTTTAGCAACTGCTAAAACAGAGCTTAAATCTCACTTAAACCTTGAGGATCAAAATAATGATCCAAATGGAAATATGAATGCATTAGACGGTGAACAGGGTGACACGACACCTTAA
- a CDS encoding CAP domain-containing protein, whose translation MKKSIILGVTAAAALLAANPSASSASEGNQFANAEVKAQTFQVNNINELQSILDRFEKQYNISINDSINLDQLLQQATEQAEQAPKADAPVEEKTEAPKAKAPVEEKAEAPKAEEPVEEKAAPAKTEAAPSESKQAEQAEPAKETEADTGLSEFEQQVVNLTNDERAKAGLPALEVDTELSKVAQAKSEDMRDNNYFAHNSPTYGSPFDMMNQFGVDYQSAGENIAKGQQTPEEVVNAWMNSEGHRKNIMNGSFTHIGVGYVEEGNIWTQQFIGK comes from the coding sequence TTGAAAAAATCAATTATTCTAGGTGTCACAGCGGCAGCAGCCCTGCTGGCAGCAAATCCATCAGCAAGTTCTGCAAGCGAAGGAAATCAATTCGCAAATGCGGAGGTAAAAGCTCAAACTTTCCAGGTCAACAATATAAATGAACTTCAATCCATTCTTGACCGTTTTGAAAAACAATATAATATCTCAATTAACGACTCTATTAATTTAGATCAGCTTCTTCAACAGGCAACTGAACAAGCAGAGCAAGCGCCTAAAGCAGATGCACCAGTAGAAGAAAAGACAGAAGCACCTAAAGCGAAAGCGCCAGTAGAAGAAAAGGCAGAAGCGCCTAAAGCTGAAGAACCGGTAGAAGAAAAGGCAGCGCCTGCAAAGACTGAGGCAGCCCCTTCAGAGTCAAAGCAAGCTGAACAAGCCGAACCTGCAAAAGAAACAGAAGCTGACACTGGCCTATCAGAATTTGAACAGCAAGTTGTGAACCTTACAAATGATGAACGCGCAAAAGCTGGTCTACCTGCACTTGAAGTAGATACTGAGCTTAGTAAAGTAGCACAGGCAAAATCTGAAGATATGAGAGACAATAACTACTTTGCCCACAACAGCCCAACTTACGGATCACCATTTGATATGATGAATCAATTTGGTGTAGATTATCAATCAGCAGGTGAAAACATCGCAAAAGGGCAACAAACACCTGAAGAAGTAGTCAATGCATGGATGAACAGTGAAGGTCACCGTAAAAACATTATGAATGGTAGCTTTACTCACATTGGTGTTGGCTATGTAGAAGAAGGCAACATTTGGACGCAGCAATTCATTGGTAAATAA
- a CDS encoding SEC-C metal-binding domain-containing protein: MQKTKRNDPCPCGSGKKYKKCCMKSESAQDQLEEQLYTQELYTVQAQLVEYAMSQHDQKMVSLANELFTRYDIPKNLEEAYMHGIFPWAIFHQAVNQWNKTIVKEYIQLYSHTFSTEKVKETVNDWRDAYMSIYTVEEVSGNTAVVTELSSNQPISILLHEEVILEKGESLAGILLPVKNGAMPFIELLKIAPDAMQLVEQKLATEDAANNVRSMMQSDFPEILSEIVKHGNGSEETDDSIDMIWSRKEDAEVASLFNEHVSDEFSKEQVQEILQFWKGYIQEEQPSVRKPAIFAASLEYLASKVFDLPISQSALAKKYGTSASSISSKYKAFHERFTPVLN, translated from the coding sequence TTGCAAAAAACGAAACGAAATGATCCCTGTCCTTGTGGCAGCGGCAAAAAATATAAAAAATGCTGTATGAAATCTGAAAGTGCACAGGATCAATTAGAAGAACAGCTATACACACAAGAACTTTACACGGTTCAAGCTCAGCTCGTTGAATACGCGATGAGCCAACATGATCAGAAAATGGTTTCTCTAGCAAATGAGTTATTTACTAGATATGATATTCCTAAAAACCTTGAAGAAGCTTATATGCATGGTATTTTCCCGTGGGCGATTTTCCATCAGGCAGTCAATCAGTGGAATAAAACCATCGTGAAAGAGTACATACAACTCTATTCACACACTTTCTCTACTGAGAAAGTCAAAGAAACGGTTAACGACTGGCGCGATGCTTATATGTCCATTTACACAGTGGAAGAAGTATCAGGCAATACAGCTGTTGTGACAGAACTTAGCTCAAATCAACCAATCAGCATTTTATTGCATGAGGAAGTGATTCTCGAAAAAGGAGAAAGCCTAGCTGGTATTCTTCTACCGGTTAAAAACGGTGCGATGCCATTTATCGAACTTCTTAAAATTGCCCCTGATGCCATGCAATTGGTAGAACAAAAATTAGCAACTGAAGATGCCGCTAACAACGTACGCTCTATGATGCAAAGCGACTTCCCAGAAATTCTTAGTGAAATCGTGAAGCATGGTAACGGATCAGAAGAAACAGATGATTCGATTGACATGATCTGGTCTAGAAAAGAAGATGCTGAAGTGGCTTCTCTCTTTAATGAGCACGTTAGTGATGAATTTTCAAAAGAGCAAGTTCAAGAAATCCTTCAATTCTGGAAGGGATATATTCAAGAAGAACAGCCATCTGTCCGAAAACCTGCTATTTTTGCAGCTTCTCTTGAGTACCTTGCCTCTAAAGTCTTTGATTTACCAATTAGTCAAAGCGCTCTTGCTAAAAAATACGGAACATCTGCATCTAGTATTTCTAGTAAATACAAAGCATTTCACGAGCGATTTACACCTGTTTTGAACTAG
- a CDS encoding cation transporter — MNEMTVSVQGMKGEECIQKIEAALLSLNGIERALADLKEETVTIMYDEEALDEATIMQTIEEAGYQPA, encoded by the coding sequence ATGAATGAAATGACTGTATCCGTACAAGGGATGAAGGGCGAAGAATGTATCCAGAAAATCGAAGCTGCCCTCCTTTCTTTAAACGGCATTGAACGGGCTTTGGCTGATCTGAAAGAAGAAACAGTCACGATTATGTATGATGAAGAAGCCTTAGACGAAGCAACAATCATGCAAACAATTGAAGAAGCAGGCTATCAACCTGCCTAA
- a CDS encoding DUF6254 family protein, which translates to MSQSKGQRERQFRKRKEAQNPHGKIKSLEQLSNETPNKP; encoded by the coding sequence ATGAGTCAGTCTAAAGGACAACGAGAAAGACAATTCCGCAAAAGAAAAGAAGCACAAAATCCACATGGTAAAATTAAATCATTGGAGCAGCTTTCGAACGAAACTCCAAATAAGCCTTAG
- a CDS encoding STAS domain-containing protein — MTAETSTQKVGSYILEQASEIAQSTYKRQRHDLDEADFTNETKLSLTNTTYLVKLIGKSLQQNTTNAMTAIEEFGEESGELVQDENEMIISLIVTVPLIREAIWEAIEPIVEELNMKPRDVIKLPGKIDPLLDQFVYSYGSTYITSNQQLKTKYDSTLEELSTPIIPIIKNLAILPLVGNIDTYRATLIMEKTLEHTRKLQLNHMIIDLSGVVTMDTMVAKHLFDITEALSLMGVQVTLTGISPSISISAVQLGIDLHKLTIKSSLHNALTDLAVLSNPAT, encoded by the coding sequence GTGACTGCTGAGACATCCACTCAAAAAGTAGGAAGCTATATTCTTGAACAGGCATCTGAGATTGCACAAAGTACATACAAAAGACAGCGTCATGATTTGGATGAAGCTGACTTTACCAACGAAACCAAATTATCTTTAACAAATACGACTTATTTAGTGAAATTGATTGGTAAAAGCCTGCAGCAAAACACTACGAATGCGATGACTGCTATTGAAGAGTTTGGAGAAGAATCTGGTGAGCTCGTTCAAGATGAAAATGAGATGATCATCTCGCTAATCGTTACGGTACCGCTCATTCGCGAGGCAATTTGGGAAGCCATTGAGCCCATTGTTGAAGAGCTAAACATGAAGCCACGGGACGTTATTAAACTTCCTGGAAAAATCGATCCACTCCTTGATCAATTTGTTTATAGCTATGGTAGTACTTATATTACAAGCAATCAACAGCTTAAAACCAAGTATGATTCAACCCTTGAAGAACTATCAACTCCAATTATTCCGATTATAAAAAACCTGGCAATTCTTCCGCTTGTTGGAAATATTGATACATACCGAGCAACGCTCATCATGGAGAAAACGCTCGAGCACACGCGCAAATTACAGCTTAATCACATGATCATTGACTTATCAGGGGTTGTGACAATGGATACGATGGTTGCCAAGCACTTGTTTGATATTACAGAAGCACTCAGTCTCATGGGCGTTCAGGTTACCTTAACAGGCATCAGTCCATCGATCTCCATTTCAGCCGTTCAATTAGGAATCGATCTTCATAAGCTAACCATTAAATCAAGTCTTCATAATGCATTAACAGACCTTGCGGTTCTTTCAAATCCAGCAACTTAA